The genomic region GTTTACAAGCTCCGGCAGGTCATCGCGTGCTGCAAAAACACCATCAAGCCGCCCGGAACGCAGTGCGACAACCGCGCGTGTTTGCGGCAATGCCACAGGTGATACACATAACCCCTCATCTTTCATCACCTGACGATAAAGATCGAGTTTTTGCGGACTGGATTGGAGTTCAGGCATGGCGATACGAAGGCATTCCTCATCCGCCTTGGCAGACGACAACACCCCGAAAGACAGCACAGCAGCCATAAAACATATCGTTGCAAAAACACAGGCTGTGGCAAAGCTGTGCTTTGAAGTGCGCGCCATACTTACCCCCAAAGGCATTCGGTCTGTTCTTTTTCTTTCGTTTCCCGGAATTCTGTTATTTCGAACCACTCAGGAACCTGTTTGTTTTGGCCATGGCCGTTGCGGCTTTTGCGCTGCATTGCGTCAAACGATACGTTGGAATGCCGGGCTTTACCAGCCGGAATTATGTGGTTATGCGCAGAGGAAAAAGAAACCCCGGCGCTCTGCAACCTGGCCGTCAGACTTAAGAATTCCATACTATCGGTTTCTTTGCCTCGCTCCTTAAACAGGGTCTGGCACTTGGCCGCTTGACCATCAACAAATGTTCCAGCATTGCGCGCTTTTGGAACTTGACCAATATGCGGATGGGGCGCACCATCTGCGCGCGGCTGGCCCGGAAATCGGGAAAGCAGCGCCACCAAGCCACCAAAATTTTAACCGTGCCGCCCTGCATCCCTAATGGATGCACGACGCCCCATATTCCGGACACCCTCAATGAAACCAGGGGATATCGCCCGCTACCTGTTCCTTGCCATCGTGTGGGGACTTTCATTCCTCGTTGTTGTTAAAATTGTTGAAGCTTTTGGCTGGGTCGGTGCCGTCACCTTCCGCGCCCTGATTGCCGCAGGATCGCTTTACCTTCTTGCCCGGTTATTTCGCCGCAAACTTGATTTTTCTGCTGGCTGGCGCCCCTTTGCCATTGTCGGTGCCACCACGGTTGCCGGGCAACTGATCGGCCTTTCCTACGCCGCACCGCGGATCGGGACTGCGATGGCCGCCATTTTTGTCGCGGCCATTCCGTTGTTTTCCATGATCATCAGCCAGCTTTGGGGGCTTGAACGTACCACAAGACAGGGCTTTGCCGGCTTGGTACTTGGCATCAGTGGCATTGTCTTGCTGGTCGGGTTCCCCGCCGTCCCGGTCACGTTCGAATTTGCCCTTGGCTGTGTGGCATCAATCCTGGCCGCCCTGTGTGCGGCCTTTGGCAGCAACTATGCCAGCCGCCATCTGCGCAACAGTGGCAATTGGGAAACCACCATCGGGGCGTTTCTGTTTGGTGGATTGATGACCTTGCCGCTGATCTTTGCCGTGCCGCTGGAACGCACGCCGGTTGCCATGGACTATCTGTATCTGATCATTGCCGCAGTTTTGATGAGTGTGTGCACCTATATCGCCTATTTCCGACTGGTCGCCTCCATCGGGCCGACGCGGGCAA from Thalassospira indica harbors:
- a CDS encoding DMT family transporter; translated protein: MKPGDIARYLFLAIVWGLSFLVVVKIVEAFGWVGAVTFRALIAAGSLYLLARLFRRKLDFSAGWRPFAIVGATTVAGQLIGLSYAAPRIGTAMAAIFVAAIPLFSMIISQLWGLERTTRQGFAGLVLGISGIVLLVGFPAVPVTFEFALGCVASILAALCAAFGSNYASRHLRNSGNWETTIGAFLFGGLMTLPLIFAVPLERTPVAMDYLYLIIAAVLMSVCTYIAYFRLVASIGPTRAISVEFLVTVIAVFIGATVLGEKLSAMQFIGGITIMVGCALVLNLVPAWMRPRPSVPEIP